A single genomic interval of Prionailurus viverrinus isolate Anna chromosome A2, UM_Priviv_1.0, whole genome shotgun sequence harbors:
- the TWF2 gene encoding twinfilin-2 has product MAHQTGIHATEELKEFFAKARAGSIRLIKVVIEDEQLVLGASRELAGCWDQDYDRAVLPLLDAQQPCYLLYRLDSQNAQGFEWLFLAWSPDNSPVRLKMLYAATRATVKKEFGGGHIKDELFGTVKDDLSFAGYQKHLSSCAAPAPLTSAERELQQIRINEVKTEISVESKHQTLQGLTFPLQPAAQRALQQLKQKTINYIQLKLDLERETIELVHTEPTEVAQLPSRVPRDAARYHFFLYKHTHEGDHLESVVFIYSMPGYKCSIKERMLYSSCKSRLLDSVEQDFQLEISKKIEIGDGAELTAEFLYDEVHPKQHAFKQAFAKPKGPGGKRGHKRLIRGPGENGDDS; this is encoded by the exons ATGGCGCACCAGACGGGCATCCACG CCACCGAAGAGCTGAAGGAATTCTTCGCCAAGGCACGGGCTGGCTCTATCCGGCTCATCAAAGTCGTCATTGAGGACG AGCAGCTCGTGCTAGGTGCCTCGCGGGAGCTGGCGGGCTGCTGGGACCAGGACTACGACAGGGCCGTGCTGCCGCTGCTGGATGCCCAGCAGCCCTGTTATCTGCTCTACCGCCTGGACTCGCAGAACGCCCAGGGCTTCGAGTGGCTCTTCCTCGCCTGGTCACCTGACAATTCTCCT GTGCGGCTGAAGATGCTGTATGCAGCCACACGGGCTACAGTGAAGAAGGAGTTTGGGGGCGGCCACATCAAGGATGAGCTCTTTGGGACTGTGAAG GATGACCTCTCCTTTGCTGGGTACCAGAAGCACCTCTCGTCCTGTGCAGCGCCCGCCCCGTTGACCTCAGCTGAGAGAGAGCTTCAGCAGATCCGTATTAACGAG GTGAAGACGGAGATCAGCGTGGAGAGCAAGCACCAGACCCTGCAGGGCCTCACCTTCCCACtgcagccagcagcccagagggCACTTCAGCAGCTCAAACAGAAGACCATCAACTACATCCAGCTG AAGCTGGACCTGGAGCGGGAGACCATTGAGCTGGTGCACACAGAGCCCACGGAAGTGGCCCAGCTGCCCTCGAGGGTGCCCCGAGATGCTGCCCGCTACCACTTCTTCCTCTACAAGCACACCCATGAGGGTGACCACCTTGAGTCTGTGG TGTTCATCTACTCGATGCCGGGGTACAAGTGCAGCATCAAGGAGCGCATGCTCTATTCCAGCTGTAAGAGTCGCCTCCTCGACTCTGTGGAGCAGGACTTCCAGCTGGAGATCTCCAAGAAG ATTGAGATTGGAGATGGGGCGGAGCTGACAGCCGAGTTCCTCTACGACGAGGTACACCCCAAACAACACGCCTTCAAGCAGGCCTTCGCCAAGCCCAAGGGCCCAGGGGGCAAGCGGGGCCACAAGCGCCTCATCCGTGGTCCTGGCGAGAACGGGGATGACAGCTAG